From a region of the Lactuca sativa cultivar Salinas chromosome 4, Lsat_Salinas_v11, whole genome shotgun sequence genome:
- the LOC111912402 gene encoding peroxidase 72 — protein sequence MAPSSSMAIAMCFFMALTPICFSKITNGGYLYPQFYDQSCPQATNIVRSIIAQAVAQDTRMAASLLRLHFHDCFVKGCDASILLDDGGSRNIISEKGSGPNRNSVRGFEIIDEIKAALETVCPQTVSCADILALAARDSTVLSGGPSWEVPAGRRDSLGASLRGSNHNIPAPNNTFQTILTKFKLKGLDIIDLVALSGSHTIGNARCGSFKQRLYSNKEKNDRLFVAQLRANCPQSGGDENLFFLDNVTPTKFDNGYYKNLMESKGMLSSDQILFTENEETMKLVKEYAADEDIFFMQFAKSMIKMGNISPLTGFRGEIRKSCRNVNG from the exons ATGGCTCCCTCATCAAGCATGGCCATTGCCATGTGTTTCTTCATGGCTTTAACTCCCATTTGCTTCTCTAAGATCACCAATGGAGGTTACCTCTACCCACAGTTCTACGATCAATCATGCCCACAAGCCACCAATATAGTTCGCTCCATAATAGCACAAGCCGTTGCACAAGACACTCGCATGGCTGCTTCTTTACTTAGGCTTCATTTCCATGATTGCTTCGTTAAG GGTTGTGACGCATCAATATTATTAGACGATGGTGGTAGCCGCAACATAATTAGTGAGAAAGGGTCTGGCCCCAACCGCAACTCGGTTCGTGGATTTGAAATCATCGATGAGATCAAAGCTGCACTGGAGACGGTCTGTCCACAGACCGTCTCCTGTGCAGATATCTTGGCTCTGGCAGCCAGAGACTCCACCGTTCTG AGTGGTGGACCCAGCTGGGAAGTTCCTGCAGGAAGAAGGGACTCATTGGGTGCAAGTTTGCGTGGGTCTAACCACAATATTCCAGCTCCAAACAACACATTCCAAACCATTCTCACCAAATTCAAGCTCAAGGGTCTTGACATTATCGATCTTGTAGCACTTTCAG GGAGTCATACAATAGGAAATGCGAGGTGTGGCAGCTTCAAGCAAAGGCTGTATAGCAATAAGGAGAAGAACGACCGACTGTTTGTTGCTCAACTGCGTGCAAACTGTCCTCAATCGGGTGGTGATGAGAACCTGTTTTTTCTGGATAATGTGACCCCAACAAAGTTTGACAATGGCTACTACAAGAATTTGATGGAGTCAAAAGGGATGTTGAGTTCTGATCAgattttgtttacagaaaacgAAGAGACTATGAAGCTTGTGAAGGAGTATGCTGCAGATGAAGACATATTTTTCATGCAGTTTGCGAAGTCAATGATTAAGATGGGAAACATTAGTCCCTTGACAGGATTTAGAGGAGAAATCAGAAAGAGTTGTAGGAATGTCAACGGGTGA